The Methanophagales archaeon genome segment TTGAGACAAAGTATTAGTGCACTTCGATATTGGCAAAATAAACTGCCTTCGGTGAGGGGAGTGATAACTTACTGTGATAAAGTCATTGAACGTATAGAAGGGAATTGCGTCATCACAGAAAAGGTCGAACCATTTAATCACTGGCTTAAGCCTGGTATAATACCCTTTGATGTTGTGCTTCAGCAGAACCCTATTCCTCCTGTTTGCTTTCTTCACGAAAGAGAGGTGTATGACGAGATTGGTGGATATAACGAGGAGCTGCCCGTTTTGGAAGATTGGGAATTTTATATCAGATTCCTTGCTAAATACGATATTGCAGTGCATCCAGTAGTTCTTGCTTTTTATCATAATAGGCTTAGTCCGCTTGGTGCGTATAGCAATACGGCAGTGGCAGGCATCGCTCAGTATGAAACATACAGGACATATCTCCTAAACACCTGGCTGAGGTCGGAATTTTCGGGAGAAAAACCCGCTCTGGGTAGTTATATAAATCTTCGTCAACATTTGGCGTTCATTACTTTGAGGCTTGACACACTGGAGCAACGAATAAATAAGCTTGAAAAAGTTAAGCGGGCAAGGCGTGCCCTTAGTCTGACGAGAGCCTTTAGGTTGTTTAGGTTGTTTCTTCGGACTGCTAATAAGCGCGAATTGTTAAGTAAATTTTTCACATATGCTCGCCATGAGGGGTTTAG includes the following:
- a CDS encoding glycosyltransferase, whose amino-acid sequence is MLENGEQGQNAWCVEGDCNRKVVAVITRTKDRPLLLKRAIESVLSQTYPYWIHVIVDDSTDPDSVDSLIAGYRDQYQRRVQVIHNPSSRGIAAAANQGLISVRADYVVIHDDDDSWSPDFLRQSISALRYWQNKLPSVRGVITYCDKVIERIEGNCVITEKVEPFNHWLKPGIIPFDVVLQQNPIPPVCFLHEREVYDEIGGYNEELPVLEDWEFYIRFLAKYDIAVHPVVLAFYHNRLSPLGAYSNTAVAGIAQYETYRTYLLNTWLRSEFSGEKPALGSYINLRQHLAFITLRLDTLEQRINKLEKVKRARRALSLTRAFRLFRLFLRTANKRELLSKFFTYARHEGFRNALRRAQQCVLREGGEV